In one window of Rhodopseudomonas palustris HaA2 DNA:
- a CDS encoding putative hydro-lyase — translation MTVFAASQQSAAGAGMLPSHQARLACRAGQADTTAGVAPGYVQGNLAILPEKFAAAFHRFCQLNPKPCPIIGMSDVGNPMIPALGLDLDIRTDLPRYRVWRDGEVIEEPTDIMAHWRDDLVAFVIGCSFSFEEALLADDIAIRHIDCKVRVPMYRTNIPCAPAGPFAGPMVVSMRPMKPKDAIRAVQITSRFPSVHGAPVHIGLPQSIGIADIAKPDYGDPVPIADDELPVFWACGVTPQAVIAAAKVPFAITHAPGLMLVTDLKNKHLAVL, via the coding sequence ATGACTGTTTTTGCGGCAAGTCAGCAGTCTGCGGCCGGCGCAGGGATGCTGCCCTCGCATCAGGCCCGGCTGGCCTGCCGTGCCGGACAGGCCGACACCACCGCGGGCGTTGCGCCCGGCTATGTCCAGGGCAACCTGGCCATCCTGCCGGAGAAATTTGCCGCGGCCTTCCACCGCTTCTGCCAGCTCAATCCGAAGCCGTGCCCGATCATCGGCATGTCGGATGTCGGCAACCCGATGATTCCGGCGCTCGGCCTCGACCTCGACATTCGCACCGATTTGCCGCGCTACAGGGTGTGGCGTGACGGTGAGGTGATCGAGGAGCCGACCGACATCATGGCGCATTGGCGCGATGATCTGGTCGCCTTCGTCATCGGCTGCTCGTTTTCGTTCGAGGAAGCGCTGCTGGCGGACGACATTGCGATCCGGCACATCGATTGCAAGGTGCGCGTTCCGATGTATCGCACCAACATCCCATGCGCGCCGGCCGGCCCATTCGCGGGGCCGATGGTGGTATCGATGCGGCCGATGAAGCCCAAGGATGCCATCCGCGCCGTGCAGATTACGTCGCGTTTTCCCTCGGTGCACGGTGCGCCGGTTCATATCGGCCTGCCGCAATCGATCGGCATCGCCGACATCGCCAAACCCGACTACGGCGATCCGGTGCCGATCGCGGACGACGAATTGCCGGTGTTCTGGGCCTGCGGAGTCACTCCGCAAGCTGTGATCGCGGCGGCGAAGGTGCCGTTCGCCATCACCCATGCGCCCGGATTGATGCTTGTCACCGACTTGAAGAACAAGCACCTTGCGGTGCTGTGA
- a CDS encoding LysR family transcriptional regulator encodes MVDFKALETFLWVVTLGSFRGAAQKLNTTQPAISQRIAQLERELGVRLLQRDHRMASPTPSGRQLMLYAEKLIGLRTEMLAAIGDQSSMRGVLRLGVAETIVHTWLPRLIERVNRLYPNLSLEIEVDITPNLRARLLAQEIELAFLLGPMTASTVRSRVLCDYEIGFLASPSLGLGTGLLNVNDLARFPIITFPRKTQPYEIVRSLFNKPELPPIRLHASASLGTVIHMAIQGLGVAVIPTAIVEDELADRRLQLLQTDLKISPLRFSASWLASPDTIAIERVAELAAEIAHSGGFMPETSHLAPDILPAEEPVAG; translated from the coding sequence ATGGTGGACTTCAAGGCGCTCGAAACCTTCCTCTGGGTCGTCACGCTCGGCAGCTTTCGCGGCGCGGCGCAGAAACTCAACACCACCCAGCCGGCGATCTCGCAGCGCATCGCCCAACTCGAGCGCGAGCTCGGCGTGCGGCTGCTGCAGCGCGACCATCGGATGGCGTCGCCGACGCCGAGCGGACGGCAACTGATGCTGTATGCGGAGAAGCTGATCGGGCTGCGTACCGAGATGCTGGCCGCGATCGGCGATCAATCCAGCATGCGCGGCGTGTTGCGGCTCGGCGTCGCCGAAACCATCGTGCACACGTGGCTGCCGCGACTGATCGAACGCGTGAACCGGCTCTATCCCAACCTGTCGCTGGAGATCGAGGTCGACATCACCCCGAATTTGCGTGCGCGGCTGCTGGCGCAGGAGATCGAGTTGGCGTTCCTGCTGGGGCCGATGACGGCATCGACGGTGCGCAGCCGCGTGCTGTGCGACTACGAGATCGGTTTCCTGGCGAGCCCATCACTCGGCCTCGGCACCGGACTGCTGAATGTGAACGATCTCGCCAGGTTTCCGATCATCACCTTCCCGCGCAAGACCCAGCCCTACGAGATCGTGCGCTCGCTGTTCAACAAGCCGGAATTGCCGCCGATCCGCCTGCACGCCTCAGCGTCGCTCGGCACCGTCATCCACATGGCGATCCAGGGTCTGGGCGTGGCCGTGATTCCGACCGCGATCGTCGAGGACGAACTCGCCGACCGCCGGCTCCAATTGCTGCAGACCGATCTGAAGATTTCGCCGTTGCGCTTCTCTGCGAGTTGGCTCGCCTCGCCCGACACCATCGCGATCGAGCGCGTCGCCGAACTTGCGGCCGAGATCGCACACTCCGGAGGCTTCATGCCGGAGACGTCTCATCTGGCACCAGACATTCTGCCCGCCGAAGAGCCAGTGGCAGGTTGA
- a CDS encoding Zn-dependent hydrolase, with translation MTKPASNLQIDSSRLWDTIHTTAQFGATPKGGVRRLTLGPEDKQVRDWFRAACENAGLDVQVDGLGNMFALRRGRDMSKPPLGLGSHLDTQPTGGKFDGILGTLAALEVIRTLNDAGIETELPLCVTNWTNEEGSRYAPAMMGSAAFVGDFTVDDILGRKDAAGISVAEALDSIGYRGDLPVGAQPFSGFLELHIEQGPILEAEGKTIGVVENGQGVLWYDGRITGFESHAGSTPMNLRRDALATLSEIVLAIEAIAVELGNAVGTVGEAVIASPSRNVIPGEIAFTIDARSADAAILAQLDERIRAAAAGIAAKRKVEVTLDLVWRKEPTHFDKTLVGAVESAANALGYANRRITSGAGHDACNLNAKVPTAMIFVPCKDGVSHNELEDATQTDCASGANVLLHTVLSLAGVAK, from the coding sequence ATGACCAAGCCTGCCTCGAACCTGCAGATCGATTCGTCGCGGCTGTGGGACACCATCCACACCACCGCGCAATTCGGCGCCACGCCGAAAGGCGGCGTGAGACGGCTGACGCTCGGGCCGGAGGACAAGCAGGTCCGCGACTGGTTCCGAGCCGCCTGCGAAAACGCCGGCCTCGACGTCCAGGTCGACGGGCTCGGCAACATGTTCGCGTTGCGCCGCGGCCGCGACATGTCGAAGCCGCCGCTCGGGCTCGGCTCGCATCTCGACACCCAGCCGACCGGCGGCAAGTTCGACGGCATCCTCGGCACACTCGCCGCACTCGAAGTGATCCGCACCCTGAACGACGCCGGCATCGAAACCGAGCTGCCGCTCTGCGTCACGAACTGGACCAACGAAGAAGGCTCGCGCTACGCGCCGGCGATGATGGGATCGGCCGCCTTCGTCGGCGATTTCACGGTCGACGACATTCTCGGGCGCAAGGACGCCGCCGGCATCAGCGTCGCCGAGGCGCTCGACAGCATCGGCTATCGCGGTGATCTGCCGGTCGGCGCGCAGCCGTTCAGCGGCTTCCTCGAACTGCACATCGAACAGGGGCCGATCCTCGAAGCCGAAGGCAAGACCATCGGCGTCGTCGAAAACGGTCAGGGCGTGCTGTGGTACGACGGCAGGATCACCGGCTTCGAAAGCCATGCCGGATCGACGCCGATGAATCTTCGCCGCGACGCGCTGGCGACGCTGTCGGAAATCGTGCTGGCGATCGAAGCCATCGCGGTCGAACTCGGCAATGCAGTCGGCACCGTCGGCGAAGCCGTGATCGCCTCACCCTCGCGCAACGTCATCCCCGGCGAGATCGCTTTCACCATCGACGCGCGTAGCGCCGACGCGGCGATCCTCGCGCAACTCGACGAGCGCATCCGCGCCGCGGCGGCCGGGATCGCGGCGAAGCGCAAGGTCGAGGTCACACTCGATCTGGTCTGGCGCAAGGAGCCGACGCATTTCGACAAGACGCTGGTCGGCGCGGTCGAGAGCGCAGCGAACGCGCTCGGCTATGCCAATCGCCGCATCACCTCGGGCGCCGGCCACGACGCCTGCAATCTCAACGCCAAGGTGCCGACGGCGATGATTTTCGTGCCGTGCAAGGACGGCGTCAGCCACAACGAGCTCGAGGACGCTACGCAGACCGACTGCGCCTCCGGCGCCAATGTGCTGCTGCACACGGTGCTGTCGCTCGCGGGCGTCGCGAAGTAA